A part of Setaria viridis chromosome 8, Setaria_viridis_v4.0, whole genome shotgun sequence genomic DNA contains:
- the LOC117834606 gene encoding succinate dehydrogenase assembly factor 1, mitochondrial encodes MTSRPKLSGIQRQVLALYRGFLRTARLKAPEERHRIESVVSAEFRDNARNVDRRNFVCIEYLLRRGKRQLEQLKNPDITGLATLEVKKGDPYDCIVVNYRVKYCLCRGTGIFVSE; translated from the exons ATGACCTCCCGCCCAAAGCTTTCTGGTATTCAGAGGCAGGTCTTGGCGCTGTACAGGGGATTCCTTCGGACAGCACGCCTAAAGGCCCCGGAAGAGCGGCACAGGATCGAGTCTGTTGTCTCGGCGGAGTTCCGTGACAACGCAAGGAATGTTGACCGGAGGAACTTTGTGTGCATAGAGTACTTGCTGAGGAGAGGGAAGCGACAGCTTGAGCAGCTCAAGAATCCTGATATTACCGGACTCGCTACCCTTGAAGTGAAGAAAGGAG ATCCATATGACTGCATCGTGGTAAATTACCGAGTGAAGTATTGTTTGTGCCGAGGTACAGGGATCTTTGTTTCAGAATGA